Proteins found in one Quercus robur chromosome 2, dhQueRobu3.1, whole genome shotgun sequence genomic segment:
- the LOC126715850 gene encoding protein HAIKU1-like, giving the protein MVRCAVCKYSRKRNCVNNCAFAELFPAEDDVDFKDIATLWGLGNVKKLISSVDAQQRPKLIKSLVFEANHRLKDSVNGVLTYIIELEQKIADLESELKNCRLQSSQNWFSRALFHQEVPGQFAIPNQPSPFPNPNNVQQHYNPPYNQVLNQPQVPYCQLQPNLQPPLGPLPNPNYLQQVQNSFPYSGFSNQPQVPNYQLQPNLQPPRGPFPNPNCVQEDHKLFPYHEVSNQLQVPCYQSQPNLQPPRGPFPNPNYVQQANHPFPDHQVSNQPQVPYYLSGPNLPNSFFNQPILPNGQPQGLNQWGNDPNPFFNQPTLTNEQLDQWVNELHVNNPAGVIADPPDANGPGVNIANIQQGNHPFPDQQVSNQPQVPYYQSGPNSFFNQPILPNGQPQGLNQRANDPEVDVPAVVIANEPEANDPNVVTADAPEADDPFSLMEDELLADDPEADGLGANTCDAQCWNFLSDFCGGVV; this is encoded by the coding sequence ATGGTACGCTGCGCAGTCTGCAAATATTCGCGTAAGCGCAATTGCGTTAACAATTGTGCGTTTGCGGAATTGTTTCCTGCTGAAGATGATGTGGACTTCAAAGACATTGCGACCTTGTGGGGCTTGGGGAACGTTAAGAAACTGATATCGTCTGTGGATGCCCAACAAAGACCAAAGTTGATTAAGTCGTTAGTCTTTGAAGCCAACCATAGGTTGAAAGACTCAGTCAATGGGGTCTTGACATACATAATAGAACTCGAACAAAAAATAGCCGATCTAGAGTCTGAACTTAAGAATTGCCGTTTGCAATCTTCCCAAAACTGGTTTTCTCGGGCACTATTCCATCAAGAAGTCCCTGGCCAATTTGCGATTCCCAATCAGCCTAGCCCATTTCCCAATCCCAATAATGTCCAACAACATTATAACCCTCCATATAATCAAGTTTTAAACCAGCCCCAAGTTCCCTATTGCCAATTGCAGCCAAATCTACAACCACCACTAGGTCCACTTCCAAATCCCAATTATCTCCAACAAGTCCAAAACTCATTTCCATATTCTGGATTTTCGAACCAGCCCCAAGTTCCCAATTACCAATTGCAGCCAAACCTACAACCACCACGAGGTCCATTTCCCAATCCCAATTGTGTCCAAGAAGACCATAAATTATTTCCATATCATGAAGTTTCAAACCAGCTCCAAGTTCCCTGTTACCAATCGCAGCCAAATCTACAACCACCACGAGGTCCATTTCCCAATCCCAATTATGTCCAACAAGCCAATCACCCATTTCCAGACCATCAAGTTTCAAACCAGCCCCAGGTTCCCTATTACCTATCGGGGCCAAACCTACCAAACTCGTTCTTCAACCAGCCAATCCTACCAAACGGGCAGCCCCAAGGCCTCAACCAATGGGGaaatgacccaaacccattctTCAACCAGCCAACCCTAACAAACGAGCAACTCGACCAATGGGTAAATGAACTACACGTAAATAACCCAGCTGGAGTCATAGCAGATCCACCAGATGCAAATGGCCCAGGCGTAAACATAGCAAATATCCAACAAGGCAATCACCCATTTCCAGACCAACAAGTTTCAAACCAGCCCCAGGTTCCCTATTACCAATCGGGGCCAAACTCGTTCTTCAACCAGCCAATCCTACCAAACGGGCAGCCCCAAGGCCTCAACCAACGGGCAAATGATCCAGAGGTAGATGTGCCAGCTGTAGTCATAGCAAATGAACCAGAGGCAAATGACCCAAACGTAGTCACAGCAGATGCACCAGAGGCAGATGACCCATTCTCACTCATGGAAGATGAACTATTGGCAGATGACCCAGAGGCGGATGGGCTAGGCGCAAACACATGTGACGCACAATgttggaattttctaagtgatttTTGTGGTGGTGTAGTTTAG